A genomic stretch from Candidatus Palauibacter soopunensis includes:
- a CDS encoding NAD(P)(+) transhydrogenase (Re/Si-specific) subunit beta, whose amino-acid sequence MSGFSTAIPLAYLASAVLFILGIKRLSHPDTAAGGNRLAAIGMLLAVIATLLESGLEYTWIIAGVAIGGLIGLVMARTVKMTAMPEMVAVFNGFGGAASGLVAVGEYLRVAGGAGGETLAIDSGVSIMAGTLIGAVTFSGSMIAFGKLQGFVTGNAISNPLVKFSAGLLLGVAVVLAVYLVGFESNLVFYWSLIAAALILGVLFVIPIGGADMPVVVALLNSYSGLAAASAGFVLGNNALIISGALVGASGLILTGIMCRAMNRSLANVLFSAFGTGSATAGRAADGDRVATPIEAEDSAMVLGYASQVIFVPGYGLAVAQAQHRVRELADLLTERGVSVRYCVHPVAGRMPGHMNVLLAEANVPYEQLCEPEDVNPDMENIDVAVVVGANDVVNPLARDDPSSPIGGMPIIETDRAKTCIVIKRSLSVGYAGIDNPLFYLRNNRMFFGDASDALARITEEVKQL is encoded by the coding sequence ATGTCAGGATTCTCGACGGCCATCCCGCTCGCCTACCTGGCGTCCGCCGTTCTCTTCATCCTCGGGATCAAGCGGCTCAGCCATCCGGACACGGCGGCGGGGGGCAACCGGCTCGCCGCGATCGGCATGCTGCTCGCGGTCATCGCGACGCTGCTCGAGAGCGGCCTGGAGTACACGTGGATCATCGCCGGCGTCGCGATCGGGGGGCTGATCGGCCTCGTCATGGCCCGGACCGTGAAGATGACCGCCATGCCGGAGATGGTGGCGGTGTTCAACGGATTCGGCGGGGCCGCGTCCGGTCTCGTCGCGGTGGGGGAGTACCTGCGGGTCGCGGGCGGCGCGGGCGGGGAGACGCTCGCCATCGACTCCGGGGTGTCGATCATGGCGGGGACGCTGATCGGCGCCGTCACCTTCTCGGGCAGCATGATCGCGTTCGGGAAGCTGCAGGGGTTCGTGACCGGCAACGCGATCTCGAACCCGCTCGTGAAGTTCTCCGCCGGCCTCCTGCTGGGCGTCGCGGTGGTGCTGGCGGTCTACCTGGTCGGCTTCGAGTCGAACCTGGTCTTCTACTGGAGCCTGATCGCGGCCGCGCTCATCCTGGGCGTCCTGTTCGTGATTCCGATCGGGGGCGCGGACATGCCGGTCGTGGTGGCGCTGCTCAACTCGTATTCCGGGCTCGCGGCGGCGTCGGCCGGGTTCGTGCTCGGGAACAACGCGCTCATCATCTCGGGCGCGCTGGTGGGCGCCTCCGGACTCATCCTCACCGGCATCATGTGCCGGGCGATGAACCGCTCGCTGGCGAACGTCCTGTTCAGCGCTTTCGGTACGGGATCGGCGACGGCGGGGCGCGCGGCGGACGGCGACCGGGTGGCGACGCCGATCGAGGCCGAGGACTCCGCCATGGTCCTGGGCTACGCCTCGCAGGTCATCTTCGTCCCCGGCTACGGGCTCGCGGTGGCGCAGGCGCAGCACCGGGTGCGGGAACTGGCCGACCTGCTGACGGAGCGCGGCGTCTCGGTGCGCTACTGCGTGCACCCGGTGGCCGGACGGATGCCGGGGCACATGAACGTGCTCCTCGCCGAGGCGAACGTGCCCTACGAGCAACTCTGCGAGCCGGAAGACGTGAACCCGGACATGGAGAACATCGACGTCGCCGTGGTCGTGGGAGCGAACGATGTCGTGAACCCGCTCGCGCGCGACGACCCCTCGAGCCCGATCGGGGGCATGCCGATCATCGAGACGGACCGCGCGAAGACGTGCATAGTTATCAAACGCTCGCTGTCGGTGGGCTACGCCGGCATCGACAACCCGCTCTTCTACCTGCGGAACAACCGCATGTTCTTCGGAGACGCCTCCGACGCCCTCGCCCGCATCACCGAGGAAGTGAAGCAACTCTGA
- a CDS encoding NAD(P) transhydrogenase subunit alpha: MEGTLLIGLYVFVLAMFVGFELITKVPPTLHTPLMSGSNAISGISIVGALLVIGRAGDAVLMRWIGLAALILATINVVGGFLVTDRMLQMFKSKDAS, encoded by the coding sequence ATGGAAGGAACGCTCCTGATCGGACTGTATGTGTTCGTGCTCGCGATGTTCGTGGGCTTCGAACTCATCACGAAGGTGCCGCCCACGCTGCACACGCCGCTCATGTCGGGGTCCAACGCGATCTCCGGGATCTCGATCGTCGGCGCGCTGCTCGTGATCGGACGCGCCGGAGACGCGGTGCTCATGCGGTGGATCGGGCTGGCGGCGCTGATCCTCGCCACGATCAACGTCGTCGGCGGCTTTCTCGTCACCGACCGCATGCTCCAGATGTTCAAGAGCAAGGACGCGAGCTAG
- a CDS encoding Re/Si-specific NAD(P)(+) transhydrogenase subunit alpha has protein sequence MSVRICVPRETAAGESRVALTPDGAKRLRSDDISIAIEAGAGRAAGFPDAAYEDVGVEIVPDAGRLLGEADVVFKVAPPSEAEADGLREGAVLACLLRPHESGALIERLAGRGVTALALELVPRITRAQSMDALSSQSNLAGYKAVLLGANSLGRIFPLLMTAAGTLSPARVLVLGAGVAGLQAIATARRLGADTWGYDIRAAVREEVESLGAKFVDLQEGAGEAAEDAETEGGYAKELEEAEQARQRELLAQHVARADVVITTALVPGRRAPVLITDDVVDRMKEGSVIVDLAGEAGGNCSLSAPGETVVERGVTIHAPLHVPGSLPYHASQLLGRNLSALVKPMIGEDGVSVDLEDDVIGPCCVTHAGEVRFGA, from the coding sequence TTGAGCGTTCGAATCTGTGTCCCGCGGGAGACCGCAGCCGGGGAGTCGCGGGTCGCCCTCACGCCGGACGGGGCGAAGCGCCTGCGCTCGGATGACATTTCGATCGCCATCGAGGCGGGAGCGGGACGGGCGGCCGGCTTCCCCGACGCGGCCTACGAGGACGTGGGCGTTGAGATCGTGCCGGATGCCGGCCGGCTTCTCGGCGAGGCCGATGTCGTGTTCAAGGTGGCCCCGCCCTCCGAGGCCGAGGCGGACGGACTGCGCGAGGGCGCGGTCCTCGCCTGCCTGCTGCGGCCGCACGAGAGCGGGGCGCTGATCGAGCGGCTGGCCGGACGGGGGGTCACGGCGCTGGCGCTGGAACTGGTGCCGAGAATCACGCGCGCGCAGTCGATGGATGCCCTCTCCTCGCAGAGCAACCTGGCGGGGTACAAGGCGGTGCTCCTCGGCGCGAACTCGCTCGGACGGATCTTCCCTCTCCTCATGACGGCGGCGGGGACGCTCTCCCCGGCGCGCGTGCTCGTGCTCGGGGCCGGAGTCGCGGGGCTGCAGGCGATCGCGACGGCGCGCCGGCTCGGGGCGGACACCTGGGGCTACGACATCCGGGCCGCGGTCCGGGAGGAGGTCGAGAGCCTCGGGGCGAAGTTCGTGGACCTCCAGGAGGGCGCCGGGGAGGCGGCGGAGGACGCGGAGACGGAGGGCGGCTACGCGAAGGAACTGGAGGAGGCGGAGCAGGCGCGGCAGCGGGAACTGCTCGCGCAGCACGTGGCGCGGGCGGACGTCGTCATCACGACGGCGCTGGTGCCGGGACGCCGCGCGCCCGTGCTGATCACCGACGACGTGGTGGACCGGATGAAGGAGGGCTCGGTGATCGTCGATCTCGCGGGCGAGGCGGGGGGCAACTGCTCGCTGTCGGCGCCCGGGGAGACGGTCGTGGAGCGCGGCGTGACGATCCACGCGCCGCTCCACGTGCCGGGCTCGCTTCCGTACCACGCCAGCCAGTTGCTCGGCCGCAACCTTTCCGCGCTCGTGAAGCCGATGATCGGGGAGGACGGCGTGTCGGTGGACCTGGAGGACGATGTGATCGGGCCCTGCTGCGTGACGCACGCGGGAGAGGTCCGGTTCGGCGCGTGA